The Mycolicibacterium parafortuitum nucleotide sequence CGGTGGCGATGCAGGTGGTCAACGCGATTCCGGCGGTCTGCGCGGCGCCCGCCGGGTTCGCGACGATGGCCGATCTCCCCCTCGTCAGGAGCTACACGGGTTTCGGCAACACCCCCCGAGTCGGGGTCTGAGCGTCTAACCGTCGCGGTTGGTCCAGTGCGCGACGAACGGCGCGATGGTCGAGAGGTCGTAGAGCCCCGGTTCCGCCGCGACGACTGCGGGTATCGCATTGATCGCGTGCATGGCGGTGGCCAGGCAGCCCTGTTCGGAGTGGTCCTCACCGGCAGAACCGATTTCGAGGTGCAGACGCATATTCGGTTCGCCTTCGAGAGCGAGTTCATACCCGATCTCGGTCGGCCAGTCAGGGGCCAGATCGTCGGCCATGCGGGTGAGATGCTCGACCGATATCGTCGTCTCCCCGCAATCGACGACGACACCGAAGCGCATGGCACCGACAGTGCCGGCCGGGATCTCACCCGCCGCGACGGTCAGCGCGCGCGGCGTCGTCACAACCTCCCGGAAACCCTCCACCGCGCGAATGCGCAGTCCGAGCGCCTGCGCGAGCACCGTCGCGCTGCCGATCCACGCGCTCGCCGCGTACTCGGGGTTGGCGAGCAGCGGGGCGGGGTCATCGGGTGCATGACCGAAACCCATGGCGTTGAAGACGAGGTCGTGACTGGCGTAGGTGGAGTAGTTGAGCACTTCGCGGACGTTGATCCGGGTCGTCTGCTGCGTGAGTCGCGACAACAGCGGCGCGAACGACTCGCCGAAGAAGCCGGGGTACAGCCCCACCCCGAGAAACGAGGACCGGCCTCGTTCGCAGGCGCTCTCGATACAGTCGGCCAGCGATGCGTGCAAGGAGCGCGGGTGGATGAATCTGCTGCCGGTGGCGATGACATCCTTGCCCGACGCGAGTAGGTCACAGACGTCGGCGAAGCACCCTGGCGTGTCGGTTTCCACCTTGCCCATGTACAGCACCACGTCGGCATCGGTGTCGAGGACGGCGTCTCGATCGGCGGTGGTGATCACCCCGGCCTCGCCGGCACCGCACAGGGTGCCGGCGTCGACTCCGGCTTTCGCCGGGTCGTAGACCCGGACACCGACGACCGTGAGATCCGGCCGGTCGAGGATGTGGCGCAGCGACATCAAACCGGTCACACCGGTTGCCCATTGGATCACTCGCGTCATCGGGTCCTCCTCAATCCCACACCACGTCGAGACGCGCGGGTGACCGGAACATGGTCCCGGTGATGTAAGGGCGCGGCGCGTCCGGATCGAGCCGCAGCCCCGGCAACTCGTCGAACAAGGCGTTGAAGATCTTCGTGGTCTCGAGCCGTGCCAGGTGCATGCCGAGGCAGACGTGGGCGCCGTGGGCGAACCCGATGTGGGACTTCCGTTCCCGGAAGATGTCGAACTTCTCCGGTTCGCTCCAACGGGATTCGTCGTGGTTCGCGCTGCCCAGGCTGAGCATCATCGTCGCCCCCTCGGGAACCCGTACCCCGCCGATCTCGGTCTCCCGCGTGACCTCGCGCATGAAGTTGAGCAGCGGAGTTTCCCAGCGGATTCCCTCCTCGATGGCCTGCGGCAGCAGACTGCGATCGGCACGCACCGCGTCGAGCTGATCGGGATGGGTGAGCAACGCGTAGGCCAGGCTGGCCGTCGAACGCGACGTCGTCTCGGCGCCCGCGGGAAGCAGGTTCCGCATGAAACCGTAGATCTGCTCGTCGGACATCTTCACGCCGTTGACCTCTGCGGTCGCCAGGATGGACACCATGTCGTCCTTGGGCTGTCTGCGCCGGTCGGCCAGGATCCCGACGAAGTACTCCTTCATTTTCGCCGATGCCCGCATCGCGCAGTCCATGTCGCCACGGAATCCCAGCAGATCGATCGCGAGTCGGTGGAAGTGCAGGACATCGGAATCGGGAAGCCCGAGCAGGGCCGCGATCACCCGCACCGGGATCGGCATGAACACCGCGTCGACGAGGTCGGCTCGCTTGGCGTCCTTGATCGCCGCGATGGTGCGCTCGACCAGGGGGCCGACGAGTTCGGCGTCCCAGCGTTTCATCGACGAGCGGGCGAAGGCGAATTCGTGCAGTTTGCGGTAGATCACGTGGTCCGGGTCCTGCATCTCGAGGATGGTGGGGCCCTGCAGCGGCCGCACCACGTCTTCGTAACAACGCGTGCTGAAGGTGACGTTGTCGGTGAAGATCGCCTTCACGGTGTCGAAGGTGTACGCCGTGAAGGTCGGCGGTCCGTCTCCGGAGTTGCCGATCATGCCCATCTCAGGCCAGCCGGCGTGTACCGGCGCTTGTGTGCGCAGCTGCTTCAGCATCGGATACGGCGACGCGTCACCGTCGGCACCCATACCCCGGTTGAACCTGTCCTGCGCGTCGCGAATGCTCTGCTCGAGTTCTTCGACGCTCGCCGGCTCGAACATTGACGACTCCTCGCTGCTGGTCATCCGCCTCAACATACATCCTGGTGGTTGCGACCTCCATACTGTAGGTTGACGCGGTATCTGGACTGGACTTTGGTGAAACTGCAACCGGGAGAATCCGATTGACAACACGCGTGGCGCAATGGGCGACGGGGGCGGTCGGGCGGGCCGCACTCGCCGAACTCATCGAGAATCCCGCTTTCCAGTTGGCCGGAGTTCTCGTGTACGACCCGGCCAAAGCGGGCCGCGACGCGGGCGAACTGTGCGGGCTGCCGCCTGACACCGGCGTGCTCGCGACAGCGGACAAGGAGCAGATCTTCGCCCTCGGTGCCGACGTCGTCATCCATGCCGCCAGCAAGGCCCACGCCGTCGACACCAACGCCGACGACATCTGCCGGCTGCTGGCCTCGGGCACCGACGTCATCACCACGACCTCGTACAACCACCTGCCCACCTACGGCGCCGAGACCGCGCAGGCCTTCGAGCAGGCCTGCCGCACCGGGGGGTCCCGTTTCCACGCCGCCGGAGAGAATCCCGGATTCATGTTCGAGCGCCTGGTGGCGACGGTGACCGGGCTGAGCAAGACCATCGACCGGATCGACCTCTACGAGGCCACCGACGTGTCGGCGGTCGACAGCCGCCCGATGCTGGTCGACCTCATGGGGATGGGGCGCCCACCCGAGGACGTCGGTGTCGACTCCCCGATCATCAAGAAGCTCGACATGGCGTACCGCCAGGCGCTCAATGCGACCGCCGATGTCCTCGGCATCACGCTCTCGCACATCGAGATATCGGTCGACGCGACCACGCTGCCGTACGACCTGGACGTGCTCGCCGGCACCATCGAGGCGGGAACCGTCGTCGGACAACGGTTCTCGTGGGTCGGCCACTGGTCGGGCCGGCCGCTGCTGGCGATCCACGAGGAGTGGGTGCTGACCCGCGATCTACCCCAATGGGGCCTGGTGCCGCTGGCGCAGGGGGAAAAGGCGCCGCTGATCCGGGCCGTGATCAAAGGCGTGCCGAGCTTCGAACTCGCCCTCGACGTCGGCTGGGACGGGCAACCGCCCACCGGGCAGCACGCGCAGCCAGGACACCTGATGATCGCGATGGGAGCAGTCCGCGCCATCCCGTATGTCCGGGCACAGCCACCTGGGATCGTCACCGCACCCGTCTTCGGGGCGATCCGTCTAGCAGGCGCCGACGGCGTGTGAGATGTTCTCGCTCGGTGCCGCATGGAAGACGTGGCCGCTGCCGTCCGGTAGGACCCGGCGCGCGATCAGGTAGTCCGAACCCAACCAGCCCTGGCGGATGTAGCGCCCGAACCGCAGAAACGTGCCCGGGGCTCCGCTCGCAGCCGGAACGAGTTTCACCTGCTCGATACCGTCCCTGACGCCCTCCCCGGTCAACGGCCGCGCCGCCCCGAGTGCCCGCACGATCACGGTGGCCACATCGCGGCAGAGGCCGGGCATCGAGTGCGCCGGCCGGCGGCCGTAGCGTTCCTCGAACCGGTCCAGGAACGCCTGCCCGACCTGGTTGCGTTCGTCGTAGCTGTCCAGGCCGATCCAGCCGCGCAGCTGCCGCATCCACTCGGCGCTGATGTGGGCCATCTCGAAGGCGGTGGTGGTGTAGCGCGGCGGGTCCCAGCCGGCGGCCAGCAGGGCGTCGGAGAAGCCCCACAGGCCGTGCCCGAACCCGACGTGCACCAGCGCGTCGGGCTCGGCGGCGGCGAGCTCGGCGACCGCCGCGGCCTTGTCGGCTTCGACCTGCGGGATCGGCACCGTGGCGACGACCTTCAAACCGGCTGCCGAGTAGGCCTTCTCGGCGAACGCGAGATACTCCCGTCCGATCAGCGACGCCTCGTAGGCGATGGCGATCCGTGCTCGTTCGTCGCCGAGCAGCACCGCGGCGAGCATCACCGGCTCCTCGGGCATCGAGCCGTTGTTGAGGGCGAACGTCCATTCGGTCAGCGCGCCCTCCGACCCGGACAGGATGATGTTCGGGACCTTGGCCACTCTGTCGGCATGGGCGGCGAGCGGCACCGCGTTGTCCGACACGTACGGGCCGAAGATCACCAGACAACCCTGCGCGACCAACTCGTCGTAGCCCTGCTCCACAGCCTGGTAGGTGCCGTTGGGCAGACCGACCACGTGGCGCTCGACCACCTCGATCGGCCGGTCCACCACCCCTGCGGCGACCGCCTCCTCGAAGACCAGCCGAAGCGTGTCCAACGTGTCGTCATCGGTACCCGCCCTGGTCGGATAGTCGTTGAGCAGACCGACTTTCAATGGAGCCACCGACCCGTATGCGCGCTCACCGTTGTCCGCCATAGCCGCAACCTACAACATGAATGTTGTTAGGATGGCGGGTATGGCCAAGCGCGGCGGCACCGACTCCGAGCGGCGGGCACAAGGTGAGCAGACCCGCCGCGACCTCGTCGCCGCAGGTCGCGACCTTTTCGTGCGCAAGGGGTACTTCGACACCAGCATCGGCGACCTGGTCGCCGCGTCCGGTGTCGGCACCCGCGGCGCGTTCTATCACCACTTCAAGGACAAGTCGGAACTCTTCCGCGCGGTGTTCGAAGAGGTCGAACGAGACCTCACCCTGCGCTCCCTGGCCACGCCGCCGAAGGGGGCCGACCCGTGGGAACGGCTTTCCGCCGGACTGCACGGCTTCCTCGAATCGGCGACCGAGCCCGAGGTGCAACGCATCATGCTGGTCGACGGGCCCGTCGTCCTGGGATGGCAGACGCTGCGCACGATCCAGGAGGGCAACAGCATCGCGCTGATCAACGAGATGGTCCGCAGTGCGATCGCCGAGGGCATCATCGACGACCTCCCCGTGACGGAGCTGACCCACATGCTCGTCGCATCTCTCGAAGAGGGCGCGATTCTGGTCGCCCATGCCAAGAGCCCCGCCCGGGCCCGGGCCCGGGCGGCACGCGTGCTCGACCGGATGCTGCTCAGCGTCGCCACCGAACCGCGAAAGGCACTAAGGCGGTGACGGTTTCCGTTCCGGCGGGAACGCGGCGGTCTTTGCGTAAACGACTATTTCCGTTTTACGACTATCGTTCTTCTACTCAGCTGATAATGTAGCTTCGCCCTCGTCGCAAGGAGAACCTGATGCCGGATGCGTCCACACTGCGAGTCGCCGTGGTCGGCGCGTCCGCAGGCCTGGGCCGGTGCATCGGGATGGGGCTGGCGAAAACGGGTACGCGGGTGGCTTTCCTCGCCCGGCGGCATGACCGGCTCGTCGACGCCGCGGCCGAGGCGGGCAACGGCGCGCTGGCCGTCGCCTGCGACGTCACCGACGCCGATGCCTGCAAACGCGCCGTGGCCGAGATCGTCGACGATTTCGGCGGTCTCGACGCCCTCGTCTACGCCACCGGGATGGGTGTGCTGGCACCGCTGACCGAGATGACCGCGGAACAGTGGGGAAACCTGTTCGCCACCAACGTCACCGGCGCCTCGCTCATCACCGCGGCGGCTGCGCCCCATCTCGCGGCGGCCGCCGGGTCGGCGGTCTATCTCTCGTCTTTGAGTGCGTCGTACACATCTCCGTGGCCGTTCCTCGGGGCGTACGCGGTGTCCAAGGCGGCGCTGGACAAACTCGTCGAGGCCTGGCGCATCGAACATCCCAACATCGGGTTCACCCGGTTGGCGGTCGGTGACTGCTTCGGCGGGCCGGGTGACTCGCAGACGGAGTTCAACAAGTCATGGGACCCCCAGGCGTTGGAGAACGCCATCCGGTTCTGGATGGACAACGGGTACATGCAGGGCGGTCTGGTCGACGCCGACCATCTCGTCGAGGTCGTGCGATCCGTACTCACCTGTGGCAACAGCAGTTTCATCCCCTACCTGACACTTGCTCCCCGGCCGTCGGGTGCGGTGGCCGAACTTCGACAGTGGTGAAGGAATCTCGGTGACACACGAACCCCGCATGCTCATCGACGGCAAGCTCGTCGACGCCGAGACCGGCCGCCGATTCGACAACATCAATCCGGCGACCGAGGAGGTGCTGGGCGACACCGCCGACGGCACCCGCGCCGATATGGAACGCGCCGTGGCAGCCGCCCGGCACGCGTTCGATCACACCGACTGGTCGCGCAACGGCGAGGCCAGGGCCGCCGGGATCCGCCAACTGCAGGCCGCACTCGAGGCCGAGCGGGAGGAGATCCGCAGCGAGCTGATCGCCGAAGTGGGCTGCCCGTTGCTGAGTACCTTCGGACCGCAGCTCGACGTGCCGCTCAAGGAGGCACTGACCTGGCCGGCCGACATGATCAGCGAATTCTCCTGGAGCCGAACCCTTCCCGACAAGGACGCGTTCGGCATGGGCACCGTGGCCGCTCGCGAGGTGTGGAAGGAACCCATCGGCGTGGTCGGCGTCGTGACGCCGTGGAACTTCCCGTTCGAGATCATCCTCAACAAGATCGGGCCGATCCTGGCGATGGGCAACACCATGGTGCTCAAACCCGCACCCGACACGCCATGGAACGCCACCCGCATCGGCCGGATCATCGCCGAGCAGACCGATATCCCGCCGGGCGTGATCAACATCGTCACCTCCTCCGACCATCTCGTCGGTGAGGTGCTGTCTACGTCCCCCCTGGTCGACATGGTCGCGTTCACCGGTTCGACCGCGACCGGGCGGCGCATCATGAAGGCCGCCGCCGACACGCTGAAGCCGACGTTCTTGGAGCTCGGCGGTAAATCGGTGTACCTGGTGCTCGAGGACGACGGCGACCTGAGCGCCTCGATCGGCGGCAGCGCGTTCATCTCCATGCACGCCGGGCAGGGCTGCGCCATGCCGACCCGCCTGTTGGTGCCGAACTCCCGGTACGCCGAGGCCGTCGAGATCGTCAAGGTCGCGATGGAGAAGAACAAGTACGGCGATCCCACCGATCCGTCGGTGCTGCAGGGTCCGCAGGTGTCCAAACGCCAGCAGGACCGCGTCATGGGTTATATCGAGAAGGGCAAGCAGGAGGGTGCACGGCTGGTCACCGGCGGCAAGATCCCCAGCCACCTACCGAAGGGCTTCTTCGTGGAGCCGACGATCTTCGCCGACGTGGACAATCGTATGACGATCGCGCAGGAGGAGATCTTCGGCCCGGTGTTGTCGGTGATCGGCTTCGATGACGACGACGACGCGGTGCGCATCGCGAACGACTCGATCTACGGTCTGTCCGGCGTGGTGTTCGCCAAGGACCTGGACCGGGCCAAGTCCGTCGCAAGCCGGATCCGCACCGGAACGCTGGGTATCAATGGCGGCATCTGGTACGGCGCCGATGCCCCGTTCGGCGGTTACAAGCAGTCCGGAATCGGTCGGCAGTGTGGAATCGAGGGCCTGGAGATCTTCACCGAGACCAAGACCGTCGGCTGGCCGAAGGAGTCCTAGATGAAGACCAGAGCCGCCGTACTGCGCGGAGTCGGCGTCGACTGGGAGGTCACCGACGTCGAGCTGGATCCGCCCCATGCGGGTGAGGTGCTCGTCAAGATGGCCTACGCCGGGATCTGCCACTCCGACGAGCACTTCTACACCGGCGACAGCGTGCCGAGCGCGGAGATGGAAGAGATGATGCGGGCAGCCGGCGTCCCGGTGCCCGAATGGTTCCCGATGCTCGGCGGCCATGAGGGTGCGGGAATCGTCGAGGAGGTCGGCGCGGAGGTCCATACCCTCAAACCCGGTGACCACGTGGCAGTTTCGTTTCTGCCGGCATGCGGCAACTGCCGCTGGTGCGCGACCGGCCACACCTATCTCTGCGATGTGGGCGCCGACCTCTACAGCAAGTCCATGACCACCGACGGCACCTGTCGCCGTCATGTGGATGGCGAGGACCTGATGGCGATGATGCAGGTCGGGACCTTCAGCGAGTACGTCGTCGCCTCCGAACGATCCCTGGTGAAGATCAACGAGTGGGTCCCGCTGGAGGCCGCATCACTGGTCTCCTGCGGTGTCACAACCGGTTTCGGGTCGGGTTCGGTGGCCGCGGGTACCGAGACCGGAGACACCGTGGTCGTCATCGGCGTCGGGGGAATCGGCATGAACGCCGTCCAAGGCGCGAAGGCCGCCGGCGCCAAGCACATCGTGGCCGTCGATCCCAACGAGTTCAAACGCGAGATCGCGCCGAGCTTCGGGGCGACGCACACCGCCGTCGACGCCGGTGCGGCACTGGAGCTGGTCAAGGAGATCACCTGGGGCGTCATGGCCGACCGGGTGGTGCTCACGCCGGGCGTGGTTCCCGCGGACCTGGTGCTGATGGCGATGCTGCTGCTGCGCAAGGGCGGTACCTGTGTGCTGACCGGCATGGCGAAGATCAGCGATCTGACGGTCCCGCTGAGCCTGCCCGATATGGTCAGCTCCTGTAAGACGCTCAAAGGCGTGCTCTACGGCGAGATGAATCCCCGCGACGCGATGCCGAAACTGCTCTCGATGTATGAGGCGGGCACCATCAAGCTCGACGAGCTCGTCACCCAGAAGTACAAGCTGGACGATATCAACGAGGCGATGCGAGATCTGCGTGCCGGCAACAACATCCGCGGTGTGATCGCCTTCGACTGACGCCGGCCGTTCCGGGCGTGGCGTCATCCGGTCTTCGTCGGCCAGCCCCGCAGTGCCGCGTCGGCGACGGCGTGCAGCACGGCACGGTCCGCACCGCTGCGGGCCTGGATCGCGATCCCCTGACATACGGCGGCGATCCAGCGCGCCAGCACCGAGGTGTCGACATCGGGTAGGTCGCCGTCGGCGACCGCATGGTCGAAGCGTTCCGCGAGTCCGTGCACCGTCTCGTCGCGGAACTCGGCGAGTCCCGGTCCGTCGCCGACGGTCAGGCAGCCTTGGATGTCGCCGCTGACGGTGTCGGCCGCTCCGTGCACCATCGCCTCGGCGACCTCGCGAGCCGTCGAGCGCGTCAGCGCCTCGACCGTGTAGGCGCTCGGGCCGGCCAAGTAGCGCCGCAGGCTCCGGCGGAACAGTTCGTCCTTCGAGCCGAACTCGGCGTAGATGCCGCGGCGGTTCACCCCGGTCGCAGCGCTCACATCGGAGATCGAGACCCCGTCGAACCCGCGTTGCCAGAACAGCTTCATCGCCACGTCCTCGACCGTTTCGGGGTCGAACTCCCGAGGACGGCCCACCGTCATACCCAATCCGCCCTCCTGTGATGCCGGTCACATCAGGAATGTATGGCAGCCCTGCATGCTTGACTCCAGCGTACTTAGTAACAAGCGAGTTCGTAATTACTGGAGGAGCGGCACATGAGCACGACACCACTGGCAGGACGGCGAGCACTGGTCACCGGAGGTTCGCGAGGGATCGGCGCGGGGATCGTGCGGCGACTGGCCGATGACGGCGCTGCGGTGGCGTTCACCTATTCGGCGTCGCCGGCGGCAGCCGACGCGCTGGTCGCGGAACTGACCGGGGCCGGCGCCAAGGTGGTCGCCATCCAAGCGGACGCGGCCGAGCGTGAGCAGAACCTCGCCGCCGTCGAGCACGCGGTCGCCGAACTCGGGGGCCTCGACGTGGTGGTCAACAACGCCGCCGTCGCCCACCTCGCGCCGTTCGACGAGTTCCCCGACGAAGAATTCGAGCGCCTGGTCGCGATCAACATCGGCGGCATGTACTGGACCACCCGTGCGGCAATCAAGCACTTGGGCAAGGACGCGCGGATCATCAACATCGGCAGCATCAACGCCGAACGCATCCCCGGCCCCGGACTGGCGGTCTACGGCATGACCAAGGGCGCGGTGGCCTCGTTCACCCGGGGCCTGGCACGCGATCTCGGCCCCCGCGGCATCACCGTGAACAACGTCCAACCCGGCCCCATCGACACCGACGCGAATCCCGATCAGGGTGACTTCGCCGAAGGCCTCAAGCAGATCACCGCCCAGGGCCGCTACGGCAGCACCGACGATGTCGCGGCGCTGGTCAGCTTCCTGGCCGGGCCGGAGTCCGGCTACATCACCGGCGCCCATCTCAATATCGACGGCGGATTCACGGTCTGACAGTCTGTGAAGCTACCGTCGGCTCATCTCGCCGCAGTAACCTGACACCCGGACGCGGAATCCGGGTCGCCGAGGAGTCCCCATGGTCGAGATGATTTCCACCGCTCGCCGTTTCGGGATGGCTATCGTGGTTGTGCTCTCAGCCGCCATGGCGGCCGGATACCCGCCGGCCGTCGCCTCGCCGATCACCCTGCCTCCGGTCGGTGGCGCACCGGACTATCAACTGGGTGCGGCGTATCCGCCGAGTCCGCCGGTCACGATCGTCGCGCGGGACCGCACG carries:
- a CDS encoding NAD(P)H-dependent amine dehydrogenase family protein translates to MTRVIQWATGVTGLMSLRHILDRPDLTVVGVRVYDPAKAGVDAGTLCGAGEAGVITTADRDAVLDTDADVVLYMGKVETDTPGCFADVCDLLASGKDVIATGSRFIHPRSLHASLADCIESACERGRSSFLGVGLYPGFFGESFAPLLSRLTQQTTRINVREVLNYSTYASHDLVFNAMGFGHAPDDPAPLLANPEYAASAWIGSATVLAQALGLRIRAVEGFREVVTTPRALTVAAGEIPAGTVGAMRFGVVVDCGETTISVEHLTRMADDLAPDWPTEIGYELALEGEPNMRLHLEIGSAGEDHSEQGCLATAMHAINAIPAVVAAEPGLYDLSTIAPFVAHWTNRDG
- a CDS encoding cytochrome P450, encoding MFEPASVEELEQSIRDAQDRFNRGMGADGDASPYPMLKQLRTQAPVHAGWPEMGMIGNSGDGPPTFTAYTFDTVKAIFTDNVTFSTRCYEDVVRPLQGPTILEMQDPDHVIYRKLHEFAFARSSMKRWDAELVGPLVERTIAAIKDAKRADLVDAVFMPIPVRVIAALLGLPDSDVLHFHRLAIDLLGFRGDMDCAMRASAKMKEYFVGILADRRRQPKDDMVSILATAEVNGVKMSDEQIYGFMRNLLPAGAETTSRSTASLAYALLTHPDQLDAVRADRSLLPQAIEEGIRWETPLLNFMREVTRETEIGGVRVPEGATMMLSLGSANHDESRWSEPEKFDIFRERKSHIGFAHGAHVCLGMHLARLETTKIFNALFDELPGLRLDPDAPRPYITGTMFRSPARLDVVWD
- a CDS encoding NAD(P)H-dependent amine dehydrogenase family protein, with the translated sequence MTTRVAQWATGAVGRAALAELIENPAFQLAGVLVYDPAKAGRDAGELCGLPPDTGVLATADKEQIFALGADVVIHAASKAHAVDTNADDICRLLASGTDVITTTSYNHLPTYGAETAQAFEQACRTGGSRFHAAGENPGFMFERLVATVTGLSKTIDRIDLYEATDVSAVDSRPMLVDLMGMGRPPEDVGVDSPIIKKLDMAYRQALNATADVLGITLSHIEISVDATTLPYDLDVLAGTIEAGTVVGQRFSWVGHWSGRPLLAIHEEWVLTRDLPQWGLVPLAQGEKAPLIRAVIKGVPSFELALDVGWDGQPPTGQHAQPGHLMIAMGAVRAIPYVRAQPPGIVTAPVFGAIRLAGADGV
- a CDS encoding ABC transporter substrate-binding protein, whose product is MADNGERAYGSVAPLKVGLLNDYPTRAGTDDDTLDTLRLVFEEAVAAGVVDRPIEVVERHVVGLPNGTYQAVEQGYDELVAQGCLVIFGPYVSDNAVPLAAHADRVAKVPNIILSGSEGALTEWTFALNNGSMPEEPVMLAAVLLGDERARIAIAYEASLIGREYLAFAEKAYSAAGLKVVATVPIPQVEADKAAAVAELAAAEPDALVHVGFGHGLWGFSDALLAAGWDPPRYTTTAFEMAHISAEWMRQLRGWIGLDSYDERNQVGQAFLDRFEERYGRRPAHSMPGLCRDVATVIVRALGAARPLTGEGVRDGIEQVKLVPAASGAPGTFLRFGRYIRQGWLGSDYLIARRVLPDGSGHVFHAAPSENISHAVGAC
- a CDS encoding TetR/AcrR family transcriptional regulator; protein product: MAKRGGTDSERRAQGEQTRRDLVAAGRDLFVRKGYFDTSIGDLVAASGVGTRGAFYHHFKDKSELFRAVFEEVERDLTLRSLATPPKGADPWERLSAGLHGFLESATEPEVQRIMLVDGPVVLGWQTLRTIQEGNSIALINEMVRSAIAEGIIDDLPVTELTHMLVASLEEGAILVAHAKSPARARARAARVLDRMLLSVATEPRKALRR
- a CDS encoding SDR family oxidoreductase: MPDASTLRVAVVGASAGLGRCIGMGLAKTGTRVAFLARRHDRLVDAAAEAGNGALAVACDVTDADACKRAVAEIVDDFGGLDALVYATGMGVLAPLTEMTAEQWGNLFATNVTGASLITAAAAPHLAAAAGSAVYLSSLSASYTSPWPFLGAYAVSKAALDKLVEAWRIEHPNIGFTRLAVGDCFGGPGDSQTEFNKSWDPQALENAIRFWMDNGYMQGGLVDADHLVEVVRSVLTCGNSSFIPYLTLAPRPSGAVAELRQW
- a CDS encoding aldehyde dehydrogenase family protein, which translates into the protein MLIDGKLVDAETGRRFDNINPATEEVLGDTADGTRADMERAVAAARHAFDHTDWSRNGEARAAGIRQLQAALEAEREEIRSELIAEVGCPLLSTFGPQLDVPLKEALTWPADMISEFSWSRTLPDKDAFGMGTVAAREVWKEPIGVVGVVTPWNFPFEIILNKIGPILAMGNTMVLKPAPDTPWNATRIGRIIAEQTDIPPGVINIVTSSDHLVGEVLSTSPLVDMVAFTGSTATGRRIMKAAADTLKPTFLELGGKSVYLVLEDDGDLSASIGGSAFISMHAGQGCAMPTRLLVPNSRYAEAVEIVKVAMEKNKYGDPTDPSVLQGPQVSKRQQDRVMGYIEKGKQEGARLVTGGKIPSHLPKGFFVEPTIFADVDNRMTIAQEEIFGPVLSVIGFDDDDDAVRIANDSIYGLSGVVFAKDLDRAKSVASRIRTGTLGINGGIWYGADAPFGGYKQSGIGRQCGIEGLEIFTETKTVGWPKES
- a CDS encoding NDMA-dependent alcohol dehydrogenase → MKTRAAVLRGVGVDWEVTDVELDPPHAGEVLVKMAYAGICHSDEHFYTGDSVPSAEMEEMMRAAGVPVPEWFPMLGGHEGAGIVEEVGAEVHTLKPGDHVAVSFLPACGNCRWCATGHTYLCDVGADLYSKSMTTDGTCRRHVDGEDLMAMMQVGTFSEYVVASERSLVKINEWVPLEAASLVSCGVTTGFGSGSVAAGTETGDTVVVIGVGGIGMNAVQGAKAAGAKHIVAVDPNEFKREIAPSFGATHTAVDAGAALELVKEITWGVMADRVVLTPGVVPADLVLMAMLLLRKGGTCVLTGMAKISDLTVPLSLPDMVSSCKTLKGVLYGEMNPRDAMPKLLSMYEAGTIKLDELVTQKYKLDDINEAMRDLRAGNNIRGVIAFD
- a CDS encoding TetR/AcrR family transcriptional regulator, which translates into the protein MTVGRPREFDPETVEDVAMKLFWQRGFDGVSISDVSAATGVNRRGIYAEFGSKDELFRRSLRRYLAGPSAYTVEALTRSTAREVAEAMVHGAADTVSGDIQGCLTVGDGPGLAEFRDETVHGLAERFDHAVADGDLPDVDTSVLARWIAAVCQGIAIQARSGADRAVLHAVADAALRGWPTKTG
- a CDS encoding 3-oxoacyl-ACP reductase family protein — protein: MSTTPLAGRRALVTGGSRGIGAGIVRRLADDGAAVAFTYSASPAAADALVAELTGAGAKVVAIQADAAEREQNLAAVEHAVAELGGLDVVVNNAAVAHLAPFDEFPDEEFERLVAINIGGMYWTTRAAIKHLGKDARIINIGSINAERIPGPGLAVYGMTKGAVASFTRGLARDLGPRGITVNNVQPGPIDTDANPDQGDFAEGLKQITAQGRYGSTDDVAALVSFLAGPESGYITGAHLNIDGGFTV